One window of the Bombus affinis isolate iyBomAffi1 chromosome 10, iyBomAffi1.2, whole genome shotgun sequence genome contains the following:
- the LOC126920991 gene encoding cytoplasmic dynein 1 intermediate chain-like isoform X3: MMSDRKAELERKKAKLQAIREEKERRRREKEQKDVEEATVRAAGTDKDHRKELDAMLSSLGVAPVSDVLSSLSSMNSLTPEQSANATPDASLQPSSINSAQSSSARKKNRELTIVSVAHTNIPPKEPVVYTKQTQTIQTSHTSHDGLSASSSAYTIYSSCSTTTPTHSYSAGYFETDWWRPRKGGSAPNYLYEYNLNPGLEWEDEFTVLTFDDGQAEDEENSLPHMDGFQSKLPPGILPHGLPQVKEVQPAVTQVEQEKEKEKPKEVQELSEEEKQMIILSEDFQRFLDRTSRIVERALGESVNIYSDYTGTMDGEDGMDEKSHQRLWLNRWFFCDRWSRNRCVTSMDWSPQFPELLAASYNNNDDTPNDPDGVCLVWNTKFKKTTPEFIFHCQSPVMSTTFARFHPNLILGGTYSGQIVLWDNRVQKRTPIQRTPLSASAHTHPVYCLNVVGAQNAHNLISISTDGKLCSWSLDMLSQPQETLELHTKQSKAIAATCLAFPHGDVNNFVVGSEEGTVYSACRHGTKAGVLDSYEGHQGPVTGISTHAVQGGIDFSHLFLTSSIDWTIKLWSLKESKPLYSFEHNGDYVYDVAWSPTHPALFAAVDDSGRLDLWNLNQDTEVPTASIVINGSPALNRVSWTPSGLHVTVGDDTGKIWVYDVAEHLAHPRIDEWNKFLYTQQELKHNKADEELHKLNLREPTSLTSMPPLLTTCPLR, from the exons ATGATGTCTGACAGAAAAGCAGAACTTGAAAGAAAAAAAGCCAAACTTCAGGCtattagagaagaaaaggaaagacgtagaagagaaaaagaacagaaagat GTCGAGGAAGCTACGGTTCGTGCTGCAGGAACGGATAAAGATCATCGGAAAGAACTAGATGCTATGCTTTCATCCTTGGGTGTAGCACCAGTGTCAG ATGTCTTATCCAGTTTATCTAGTATGAATTCTTTGACTCCGGAACAAAGTGCTAATGCTACTCCTGATGCTAGTTTACAGCCATCCAGTATAAATTCTGCTCAGag TAGCAGTGCCAGGAAGAAGAATCGGGAACTAACGATTGTTTCTGTGGCACATACCAATATTCCTCCAAAAGAACCAGTTGTTTATACCAAACAAACACAAACTATTCAAACATCGCACACATCTCACGACG GACTGTCCGCATCTTCTTCTGCATACACCATCTACTCCTCCTGTTCAACAACAACACCAACTCACTCTTACTCCGCAGGCTACTTTGAGACTGACTGGTGGCGTCCCAGGAAAGGTGGGTCTGCACCAAACTACCTAT ACGAGTACAATCTAAATCCTGGTTTAGAATGGGAGGACGAATTTACAG TTTTGACATTTGATGATGGCCAAGCCGAAGACGAAGAGAACAGTTTGCCGCATATGGATGGTTTCCAAAGCAAGCTTCCTCCTGGAATTCTTCCCCATGGTTTACCACAGGTTAAGGAAGTGCAGCCAGCGGTTACGCAAGTGGAgcaagaaaaggaaaaagaaaagccTAAAGAAG TACAAGAACTCAGCGAAGAAGAGAAACAAATGATTATATTATCTGAAGATTTTCAACGATTCCTTGATCGTACTAGTAGAATCGTGGAAAGGGCATTAGGAGAATCCGTTAATATTTATAGCGATTATACCGGTACCATGGATGGTGAAGATGGAAT GGACGAAAAGAGTCATCAGCGTTTGTGGTTAAATCGATGGTTCTTCTGCGATCGATGGTCTCGTAATCGTTGCGTGACCTCGATGGATTGGTCACCTCAGTTTCCGGAACTTCTTGCAGCCTCCTATAACAATAACGATGACACTCCAAATGATCCCGACGGGGTGTGTTTGGTCTGGAACACAAAGTTTAAGAAAACAACACCGGAATTTATTTTCCATTGTCAGTCTCCGGTTATGTCGACCACGTTTGCAAGATTTCATCCTAATTTAATCTTAGGAGGTACTTATTCCGGACAAATCGTTCTCTGGGACAATAGAGTACAAAAGAGAACTCCTATTCAACGTACTCCACTATCAGCAAGCGCACATACT CATCCTGTATATTGTCTAAACGTCGTTGGGGCACAAAACGCGCACAATTTGATCAGCATATCAACCGATGGCAAACTGTGCTCCTGGAGTTTAGACATGTTGTCACAACCGCAAGAGACATTGGAGCTTCACACTAAACAATCGAAAGCAATTGCCGCCACTTGTTTGGCGTTCCCCCATGGCGATGTTAATAATTTCGTTGTAGGCAGCGAAGAAGGAACTGTATATTCCG CTTGTCGTCATGGTACAAAAGCTGGTGTATTAGATTCTTACGAAGGTCATCAAGGACCAGTTACAGGAATTAGCACACATGCTGTACAAGGTGGAATAGATTTCTCACATCTATTCTTAACATCGTCCATCGATTGGACGATTAAGCTTTGGAGTCTTAAGGAGAGCAAACCTCTATATTCTTTCGAGCACAATGGCGATTATGTTTATGACGTTGCGTGGTCACCGACCCATCCAGCTCTGTTTGCCGCGGTAGATGATTCGGGACGATTAGATTTATGGAATCTGAATCAAGATACCGAAGTACCCACCGCTAGTATTGTGATCAATGGTTCTCCGGCTCTTAACAGAGTTTCATGGACACCGAGCGGTTTACACGTAACCGTTGGTGACGATACTGGAAAGATTTGGGTGTACGATGTTGCCGAG CATCTAGCACATCCAAGAATCGACGAGTGGAACAAATTCTTGTACACTCAGCAAGAGTTGAAACATAACAAAGCGGACGAAGAACTGCATAAACTTAATTTAAGAGAACCTACTTCGTTAACTTCCATGCCTCCGTTGCTAACGACATGTCCCCTCAGATAA
- the LOC126920991 gene encoding cytoplasmic dynein 1 intermediate chain-like isoform X6, whose translation MMSDRKAELERKKAKLQAIREEKERRRREKEQKDVEEATVRAAGTDKDHRKELDAMLSSLGVAPVSDVLSSLSSMNSLTPEQSANATPDASLQPSSINSAQSSSARKKNRELTIVSVAHTNIPPKEPVVYTKQTQTIQTSHTSHDGLSASSSAYTIYSSCSTTTPTHSYSAGYFETDWWRPRKGGSAPNYLYEYNLNPGLEWEDEFTAEDEENSLPHMDGFQSKLPPGILPHGLPQVKEVQPAVTQVEQEKEKEKPKEVQELSEEEKQMIILSEDFQRFLDRTSRIVERALGESVNIYSDYTGTMDGEDGMDEKSHQRLWLNRWFFCDRWSRNRCVTSMDWSPQFPELLAASYNNNDDTPNDPDGVCLVWNTKFKKTTPEFIFHCQSPVMSTTFARFHPNLILGGTYSGQIVLWDNRVQKRTPIQRTPLSASAHTHPVYCLNVVGAQNAHNLISISTDGKLCSWSLDMLSQPQETLELHTKQSKAIAATCLAFPHGDVNNFVVGSEEGTVYSACRHGTKAGVLDSYEGHQGPVTGISTHAVQGGIDFSHLFLTSSIDWTIKLWSLKESKPLYSFEHNGDYVYDVAWSPTHPALFAAVDDSGRLDLWNLNQDTEVPTASIVINGSPALNRVSWTPSGLHVTVGDDTGKIWVYDVAEHLAHPRIDEWNKFLYTQQELKHNKADEELHKLNLREPTSLTSMPPLLTTCPLR comes from the exons ATGATGTCTGACAGAAAAGCAGAACTTGAAAGAAAAAAAGCCAAACTTCAGGCtattagagaagaaaaggaaagacgtagaagagaaaaagaacagaaagat GTCGAGGAAGCTACGGTTCGTGCTGCAGGAACGGATAAAGATCATCGGAAAGAACTAGATGCTATGCTTTCATCCTTGGGTGTAGCACCAGTGTCAG ATGTCTTATCCAGTTTATCTAGTATGAATTCTTTGACTCCGGAACAAAGTGCTAATGCTACTCCTGATGCTAGTTTACAGCCATCCAGTATAAATTCTGCTCAGag TAGCAGTGCCAGGAAGAAGAATCGGGAACTAACGATTGTTTCTGTGGCACATACCAATATTCCTCCAAAAGAACCAGTTGTTTATACCAAACAAACACAAACTATTCAAACATCGCACACATCTCACGACG GACTGTCCGCATCTTCTTCTGCATACACCATCTACTCCTCCTGTTCAACAACAACACCAACTCACTCTTACTCCGCAGGCTACTTTGAGACTGACTGGTGGCGTCCCAGGAAAGGTGGGTCTGCACCAAACTACCTAT ACGAGTACAATCTAAATCCTGGTTTAGAATGGGAGGACGAATTTACAG CCGAAGACGAAGAGAACAGTTTGCCGCATATGGATGGTTTCCAAAGCAAGCTTCCTCCTGGAATTCTTCCCCATGGTTTACCACAGGTTAAGGAAGTGCAGCCAGCGGTTACGCAAGTGGAgcaagaaaaggaaaaagaaaagccTAAAGAAG TACAAGAACTCAGCGAAGAAGAGAAACAAATGATTATATTATCTGAAGATTTTCAACGATTCCTTGATCGTACTAGTAGAATCGTGGAAAGGGCATTAGGAGAATCCGTTAATATTTATAGCGATTATACCGGTACCATGGATGGTGAAGATGGAAT GGACGAAAAGAGTCATCAGCGTTTGTGGTTAAATCGATGGTTCTTCTGCGATCGATGGTCTCGTAATCGTTGCGTGACCTCGATGGATTGGTCACCTCAGTTTCCGGAACTTCTTGCAGCCTCCTATAACAATAACGATGACACTCCAAATGATCCCGACGGGGTGTGTTTGGTCTGGAACACAAAGTTTAAGAAAACAACACCGGAATTTATTTTCCATTGTCAGTCTCCGGTTATGTCGACCACGTTTGCAAGATTTCATCCTAATTTAATCTTAGGAGGTACTTATTCCGGACAAATCGTTCTCTGGGACAATAGAGTACAAAAGAGAACTCCTATTCAACGTACTCCACTATCAGCAAGCGCACATACT CATCCTGTATATTGTCTAAACGTCGTTGGGGCACAAAACGCGCACAATTTGATCAGCATATCAACCGATGGCAAACTGTGCTCCTGGAGTTTAGACATGTTGTCACAACCGCAAGAGACATTGGAGCTTCACACTAAACAATCGAAAGCAATTGCCGCCACTTGTTTGGCGTTCCCCCATGGCGATGTTAATAATTTCGTTGTAGGCAGCGAAGAAGGAACTGTATATTCCG CTTGTCGTCATGGTACAAAAGCTGGTGTATTAGATTCTTACGAAGGTCATCAAGGACCAGTTACAGGAATTAGCACACATGCTGTACAAGGTGGAATAGATTTCTCACATCTATTCTTAACATCGTCCATCGATTGGACGATTAAGCTTTGGAGTCTTAAGGAGAGCAAACCTCTATATTCTTTCGAGCACAATGGCGATTATGTTTATGACGTTGCGTGGTCACCGACCCATCCAGCTCTGTTTGCCGCGGTAGATGATTCGGGACGATTAGATTTATGGAATCTGAATCAAGATACCGAAGTACCCACCGCTAGTATTGTGATCAATGGTTCTCCGGCTCTTAACAGAGTTTCATGGACACCGAGCGGTTTACACGTAACCGTTGGTGACGATACTGGAAAGATTTGGGTGTACGATGTTGCCGAG CATCTAGCACATCCAAGAATCGACGAGTGGAACAAATTCTTGTACACTCAGCAAGAGTTGAAACATAACAAAGCGGACGAAGAACTGCATAAACTTAATTTAAGAGAACCTACTTCGTTAACTTCCATGCCTCCGTTGCTAACGACATGTCCCCTCAGATAA
- the LOC126920991 gene encoding cytoplasmic dynein 1 intermediate chain-like isoform X13, producing MMSDRKAELERKKAKLQAIREEKERRRREKEQKDVEEATVRAAGTDKDHRKELDAMLSSLGVAPVSDVLSSLSSMNSLTPEQSANATPDASLQPSSINSAQSSSARKKNRELTIVSVAHTNIPPKEPVVYTKQTQTIQTSHTSHDGLSASSSAYTIYSSCSTTTPTHSYSAGYFETDWWRPRKAHAFDYYVLTFDDGQAEDEENSLPHMDGFQSKLPPGILPHGLPQVKEVQPAVTQVEQEKEKEKPKEVQELSEEEKQMIILSEDFQRFLDRTSRIVERALGESVNIYSDYTGTMDGEDGMDEKSHQRLWLNRWFFCDRWSRNRCVTSMDWSPQFPELLAASYNNNDDTPNDPDGVCLVWNTKFKKTTPEFIFHCQSPVMSTTFARFHPNLILGGTYSGQIVLWDNRVQKRTPIQRTPLSASAHTHPVYCLNVVGAQNAHNLISISTDGKLCSWSLDMLSQPQETLELHTKQSKAIAATCLAFPHGDVNNFVVGSEEGTVYSACRHGTKAGVLDSYEGHQGPVTGISTHAVQGGIDFSHLFLTSSIDWTIKLWSLKESKPLYSFEHNGDYVYDVAWSPTHPALFAAVDDSGRLDLWNLNQDTEVPTASIVINGSPALNRVSWTPSGLHVTVGDDTGKIWVYDVAEHLAHPRIDEWNKFLYTQQELKHNKADEELHKLNLREPTSLTSMPPLLTTCPLR from the exons ATGATGTCTGACAGAAAAGCAGAACTTGAAAGAAAAAAAGCCAAACTTCAGGCtattagagaagaaaaggaaagacgtagaagagaaaaagaacagaaagat GTCGAGGAAGCTACGGTTCGTGCTGCAGGAACGGATAAAGATCATCGGAAAGAACTAGATGCTATGCTTTCATCCTTGGGTGTAGCACCAGTGTCAG ATGTCTTATCCAGTTTATCTAGTATGAATTCTTTGACTCCGGAACAAAGTGCTAATGCTACTCCTGATGCTAGTTTACAGCCATCCAGTATAAATTCTGCTCAGag TAGCAGTGCCAGGAAGAAGAATCGGGAACTAACGATTGTTTCTGTGGCACATACCAATATTCCTCCAAAAGAACCAGTTGTTTATACCAAACAAACACAAACTATTCAAACATCGCACACATCTCACGACG GACTGTCCGCATCTTCTTCTGCATACACCATCTACTCCTCCTGTTCAACAACAACACCAACTCACTCTTACTCCGCAGGCTACTTTGAGACTGACTGGTGGCGTCCCAGGAAAG CTCATGCATTCGACTATTACG TTTTGACATTTGATGATGGCCAAGCCGAAGACGAAGAGAACAGTTTGCCGCATATGGATGGTTTCCAAAGCAAGCTTCCTCCTGGAATTCTTCCCCATGGTTTACCACAGGTTAAGGAAGTGCAGCCAGCGGTTACGCAAGTGGAgcaagaaaaggaaaaagaaaagccTAAAGAAG TACAAGAACTCAGCGAAGAAGAGAAACAAATGATTATATTATCTGAAGATTTTCAACGATTCCTTGATCGTACTAGTAGAATCGTGGAAAGGGCATTAGGAGAATCCGTTAATATTTATAGCGATTATACCGGTACCATGGATGGTGAAGATGGAAT GGACGAAAAGAGTCATCAGCGTTTGTGGTTAAATCGATGGTTCTTCTGCGATCGATGGTCTCGTAATCGTTGCGTGACCTCGATGGATTGGTCACCTCAGTTTCCGGAACTTCTTGCAGCCTCCTATAACAATAACGATGACACTCCAAATGATCCCGACGGGGTGTGTTTGGTCTGGAACACAAAGTTTAAGAAAACAACACCGGAATTTATTTTCCATTGTCAGTCTCCGGTTATGTCGACCACGTTTGCAAGATTTCATCCTAATTTAATCTTAGGAGGTACTTATTCCGGACAAATCGTTCTCTGGGACAATAGAGTACAAAAGAGAACTCCTATTCAACGTACTCCACTATCAGCAAGCGCACATACT CATCCTGTATATTGTCTAAACGTCGTTGGGGCACAAAACGCGCACAATTTGATCAGCATATCAACCGATGGCAAACTGTGCTCCTGGAGTTTAGACATGTTGTCACAACCGCAAGAGACATTGGAGCTTCACACTAAACAATCGAAAGCAATTGCCGCCACTTGTTTGGCGTTCCCCCATGGCGATGTTAATAATTTCGTTGTAGGCAGCGAAGAAGGAACTGTATATTCCG CTTGTCGTCATGGTACAAAAGCTGGTGTATTAGATTCTTACGAAGGTCATCAAGGACCAGTTACAGGAATTAGCACACATGCTGTACAAGGTGGAATAGATTTCTCACATCTATTCTTAACATCGTCCATCGATTGGACGATTAAGCTTTGGAGTCTTAAGGAGAGCAAACCTCTATATTCTTTCGAGCACAATGGCGATTATGTTTATGACGTTGCGTGGTCACCGACCCATCCAGCTCTGTTTGCCGCGGTAGATGATTCGGGACGATTAGATTTATGGAATCTGAATCAAGATACCGAAGTACCCACCGCTAGTATTGTGATCAATGGTTCTCCGGCTCTTAACAGAGTTTCATGGACACCGAGCGGTTTACACGTAACCGTTGGTGACGATACTGGAAAGATTTGGGTGTACGATGTTGCCGAG CATCTAGCACATCCAAGAATCGACGAGTGGAACAAATTCTTGTACACTCAGCAAGAGTTGAAACATAACAAAGCGGACGAAGAACTGCATAAACTTAATTTAAGAGAACCTACTTCGTTAACTTCCATGCCTCCGTTGCTAACGACATGTCCCCTCAGATAA
- the LOC126920991 gene encoding cytoplasmic dynein 1 intermediate chain-like isoform X28 has translation MMSDRKAELERKKAKLQAIREEKERRRREKEQKDVEEATVRAAGTDKDHRKELDAMLSSLGVAPVSDVLSSLSSMNSLTPEQSANATPDASLQPSSINSAQSSSARKKNRELTIVSVAHTNIPPKEPVVYTKQTQTIQTSHTSHDGYFETDWWRPRKAHAFDYYVLTFDDGQAEDEENSLPHMDGFQSKLPPGILPHGLPQVKEVQPAVTQVEQEKEKEKPKEVQELSEEEKQMIILSEDFQRFLDRTSRIVERALGESVNIYSDYTGTMDGEDGMDEKSHQRLWLNRWFFCDRWSRNRCVTSMDWSPQFPELLAASYNNNDDTPNDPDGVCLVWNTKFKKTTPEFIFHCQSPVMSTTFARFHPNLILGGTYSGQIVLWDNRVQKRTPIQRTPLSASAHTHPVYCLNVVGAQNAHNLISISTDGKLCSWSLDMLSQPQETLELHTKQSKAIAATCLAFPHGDVNNFVVGSEEGTVYSACRHGTKAGVLDSYEGHQGPVTGISTHAVQGGIDFSHLFLTSSIDWTIKLWSLKESKPLYSFEHNGDYVYDVAWSPTHPALFAAVDDSGRLDLWNLNQDTEVPTASIVINGSPALNRVSWTPSGLHVTVGDDTGKIWVYDVAEHLAHPRIDEWNKFLYTQQELKHNKADEELHKLNLREPTSLTSMPPLLTTCPLR, from the exons ATGATGTCTGACAGAAAAGCAGAACTTGAAAGAAAAAAAGCCAAACTTCAGGCtattagagaagaaaaggaaagacgtagaagagaaaaagaacagaaagat GTCGAGGAAGCTACGGTTCGTGCTGCAGGAACGGATAAAGATCATCGGAAAGAACTAGATGCTATGCTTTCATCCTTGGGTGTAGCACCAGTGTCAG ATGTCTTATCCAGTTTATCTAGTATGAATTCTTTGACTCCGGAACAAAGTGCTAATGCTACTCCTGATGCTAGTTTACAGCCATCCAGTATAAATTCTGCTCAGag TAGCAGTGCCAGGAAGAAGAATCGGGAACTAACGATTGTTTCTGTGGCACATACCAATATTCCTCCAAAAGAACCAGTTGTTTATACCAAACAAACACAAACTATTCAAACATCGCACACATCTCACGACG GCTACTTTGAGACTGACTGGTGGCGTCCCAGGAAAG CTCATGCATTCGACTATTACG TTTTGACATTTGATGATGGCCAAGCCGAAGACGAAGAGAACAGTTTGCCGCATATGGATGGTTTCCAAAGCAAGCTTCCTCCTGGAATTCTTCCCCATGGTTTACCACAGGTTAAGGAAGTGCAGCCAGCGGTTACGCAAGTGGAgcaagaaaaggaaaaagaaaagccTAAAGAAG TACAAGAACTCAGCGAAGAAGAGAAACAAATGATTATATTATCTGAAGATTTTCAACGATTCCTTGATCGTACTAGTAGAATCGTGGAAAGGGCATTAGGAGAATCCGTTAATATTTATAGCGATTATACCGGTACCATGGATGGTGAAGATGGAAT GGACGAAAAGAGTCATCAGCGTTTGTGGTTAAATCGATGGTTCTTCTGCGATCGATGGTCTCGTAATCGTTGCGTGACCTCGATGGATTGGTCACCTCAGTTTCCGGAACTTCTTGCAGCCTCCTATAACAATAACGATGACACTCCAAATGATCCCGACGGGGTGTGTTTGGTCTGGAACACAAAGTTTAAGAAAACAACACCGGAATTTATTTTCCATTGTCAGTCTCCGGTTATGTCGACCACGTTTGCAAGATTTCATCCTAATTTAATCTTAGGAGGTACTTATTCCGGACAAATCGTTCTCTGGGACAATAGAGTACAAAAGAGAACTCCTATTCAACGTACTCCACTATCAGCAAGCGCACATACT CATCCTGTATATTGTCTAAACGTCGTTGGGGCACAAAACGCGCACAATTTGATCAGCATATCAACCGATGGCAAACTGTGCTCCTGGAGTTTAGACATGTTGTCACAACCGCAAGAGACATTGGAGCTTCACACTAAACAATCGAAAGCAATTGCCGCCACTTGTTTGGCGTTCCCCCATGGCGATGTTAATAATTTCGTTGTAGGCAGCGAAGAAGGAACTGTATATTCCG CTTGTCGTCATGGTACAAAAGCTGGTGTATTAGATTCTTACGAAGGTCATCAAGGACCAGTTACAGGAATTAGCACACATGCTGTACAAGGTGGAATAGATTTCTCACATCTATTCTTAACATCGTCCATCGATTGGACGATTAAGCTTTGGAGTCTTAAGGAGAGCAAACCTCTATATTCTTTCGAGCACAATGGCGATTATGTTTATGACGTTGCGTGGTCACCGACCCATCCAGCTCTGTTTGCCGCGGTAGATGATTCGGGACGATTAGATTTATGGAATCTGAATCAAGATACCGAAGTACCCACCGCTAGTATTGTGATCAATGGTTCTCCGGCTCTTAACAGAGTTTCATGGACACCGAGCGGTTTACACGTAACCGTTGGTGACGATACTGGAAAGATTTGGGTGTACGATGTTGCCGAG CATCTAGCACATCCAAGAATCGACGAGTGGAACAAATTCTTGTACACTCAGCAAGAGTTGAAACATAACAAAGCGGACGAAGAACTGCATAAACTTAATTTAAGAGAACCTACTTCGTTAACTTCCATGCCTCCGTTGCTAACGACATGTCCCCTCAGATAA
- the LOC126920991 gene encoding cytoplasmic dynein 1 intermediate chain-like isoform X17 — translation MMSDRKAELERKKAKLQAIREEKERRRREKEQKDVEEATVRAAGTDKDHRKELDAMLSSLGVAPVSDVLSSLSSMNSLTPEQSANATPDASLQPSSINSAQSSSARKKNRELTIVSVAHTNIPPKEPVVYTKQTQTIQTSHTSHDGYFETDWWRPRKAHAFDYYDEYNLNPGLEWEDEFTVLTFDDGQAEDEENSLPHMDGFQSKLPPGILPHGLPQVKEVQPAVTQVEQEKEKEKPKEVQELSEEEKQMIILSEDFQRFLDRTSRIVERALGESVNIYSDYTGTMDGEDGMDEKSHQRLWLNRWFFCDRWSRNRCVTSMDWSPQFPELLAASYNNNDDTPNDPDGVCLVWNTKFKKTTPEFIFHCQSPVMSTTFARFHPNLILGGTYSGQIVLWDNRVQKRTPIQRTPLSASAHTHPVYCLNVVGAQNAHNLISISTDGKLCSWSLDMLSQPQETLELHTKQSKAIAATCLAFPHGDVNNFVVGSEEGTVYSACRHGTKAGVLDSYEGHQGPVTGISTHAVQGGIDFSHLFLTSSIDWTIKLWSLKESKPLYSFEHNGDYVYDVAWSPTHPALFAAVDDSGRLDLWNLNQDTEVPTASIVINGSPALNRVSWTPSGLHVTVGDDTGKIWVYDVAEHLAHPRIDEWNKFLYTQQELKHNKADEELHKLNLREPTSLTSMPPLLTTCPLR, via the exons ATGATGTCTGACAGAAAAGCAGAACTTGAAAGAAAAAAAGCCAAACTTCAGGCtattagagaagaaaaggaaagacgtagaagagaaaaagaacagaaagat GTCGAGGAAGCTACGGTTCGTGCTGCAGGAACGGATAAAGATCATCGGAAAGAACTAGATGCTATGCTTTCATCCTTGGGTGTAGCACCAGTGTCAG ATGTCTTATCCAGTTTATCTAGTATGAATTCTTTGACTCCGGAACAAAGTGCTAATGCTACTCCTGATGCTAGTTTACAGCCATCCAGTATAAATTCTGCTCAGag TAGCAGTGCCAGGAAGAAGAATCGGGAACTAACGATTGTTTCTGTGGCACATACCAATATTCCTCCAAAAGAACCAGTTGTTTATACCAAACAAACACAAACTATTCAAACATCGCACACATCTCACGACG GCTACTTTGAGACTGACTGGTGGCGTCCCAGGAAAG CTCATGCATTCGACTATTACG ACGAGTACAATCTAAATCCTGGTTTAGAATGGGAGGACGAATTTACAG TTTTGACATTTGATGATGGCCAAGCCGAAGACGAAGAGAACAGTTTGCCGCATATGGATGGTTTCCAAAGCAAGCTTCCTCCTGGAATTCTTCCCCATGGTTTACCACAGGTTAAGGAAGTGCAGCCAGCGGTTACGCAAGTGGAgcaagaaaaggaaaaagaaaagccTAAAGAAG TACAAGAACTCAGCGAAGAAGAGAAACAAATGATTATATTATCTGAAGATTTTCAACGATTCCTTGATCGTACTAGTAGAATCGTGGAAAGGGCATTAGGAGAATCCGTTAATATTTATAGCGATTATACCGGTACCATGGATGGTGAAGATGGAAT GGACGAAAAGAGTCATCAGCGTTTGTGGTTAAATCGATGGTTCTTCTGCGATCGATGGTCTCGTAATCGTTGCGTGACCTCGATGGATTGGTCACCTCAGTTTCCGGAACTTCTTGCAGCCTCCTATAACAATAACGATGACACTCCAAATGATCCCGACGGGGTGTGTTTGGTCTGGAACACAAAGTTTAAGAAAACAACACCGGAATTTATTTTCCATTGTCAGTCTCCGGTTATGTCGACCACGTTTGCAAGATTTCATCCTAATTTAATCTTAGGAGGTACTTATTCCGGACAAATCGTTCTCTGGGACAATAGAGTACAAAAGAGAACTCCTATTCAACGTACTCCACTATCAGCAAGCGCACATACT CATCCTGTATATTGTCTAAACGTCGTTGGGGCACAAAACGCGCACAATTTGATCAGCATATCAACCGATGGCAAACTGTGCTCCTGGAGTTTAGACATGTTGTCACAACCGCAAGAGACATTGGAGCTTCACACTAAACAATCGAAAGCAATTGCCGCCACTTGTTTGGCGTTCCCCCATGGCGATGTTAATAATTTCGTTGTAGGCAGCGAAGAAGGAACTGTATATTCCG CTTGTCGTCATGGTACAAAAGCTGGTGTATTAGATTCTTACGAAGGTCATCAAGGACCAGTTACAGGAATTAGCACACATGCTGTACAAGGTGGAATAGATTTCTCACATCTATTCTTAACATCGTCCATCGATTGGACGATTAAGCTTTGGAGTCTTAAGGAGAGCAAACCTCTATATTCTTTCGAGCACAATGGCGATTATGTTTATGACGTTGCGTGGTCACCGACCCATCCAGCTCTGTTTGCCGCGGTAGATGATTCGGGACGATTAGATTTATGGAATCTGAATCAAGATACCGAAGTACCCACCGCTAGTATTGTGATCAATGGTTCTCCGGCTCTTAACAGAGTTTCATGGACACCGAGCGGTTTACACGTAACCGTTGGTGACGATACTGGAAAGATTTGGGTGTACGATGTTGCCGAG CATCTAGCACATCCAAGAATCGACGAGTGGAACAAATTCTTGTACACTCAGCAAGAGTTGAAACATAACAAAGCGGACGAAGAACTGCATAAACTTAATTTAAGAGAACCTACTTCGTTAACTTCCATGCCTCCGTTGCTAACGACATGTCCCCTCAGATAA